A genomic region of Jeotgalibaca ciconiae contains the following coding sequences:
- a CDS encoding type IV pilus twitching motility protein PilT codes for MRQLDEILTDAYHKNASDVHLVAGSPPIFRINGELLSQKNKKLTHDVTKLFVQEILTADMQDILEDKRELDFSYGINGIARFRVNVFYQRSSLSLAFRIISTEIPTIESLGIPAITKELVEKPHGLFLVTGPTGSGKSTTLASLIDYMNQTMTRHIITLEDPIEYLHAHKKSIIEQREIGFDTLSFKSGLRASLRQDPDVILVGELRDLETISTAITASETGHLVLGTLHTSNAIGSIERMIDVFPAEQRSQIRMMLANVLIGVLSQRLIPTIKEAGRTAATEMLINNSAVKNLIRSEKMHQIQNVLQTSASQSMHTMEMSISRLVKEEKISRFNIDI; via the coding sequence ATGAGACAACTAGATGAAATACTAACAGATGCCTATCACAAGAATGCCTCAGATGTCCATCTAGTAGCTGGATCACCGCCCATATTTAGGATTAATGGTGAATTACTTTCCCAAAAGAATAAAAAACTTACTCATGATGTAACAAAATTATTTGTTCAAGAAATTTTAACGGCAGATATGCAGGATATTTTGGAGGATAAGCGCGAGCTCGATTTTTCATATGGTATTAACGGGATTGCTCGTTTTAGAGTAAATGTCTTTTATCAAAGAAGTTCACTTTCACTAGCTTTTCGAATTATTTCAACGGAAATTCCAACCATTGAAAGCCTGGGGATTCCAGCGATTACCAAAGAGTTAGTTGAAAAACCTCATGGGTTATTTCTAGTAACAGGTCCAACAGGAAGTGGCAAAAGTACTACACTGGCATCGTTAATCGATTATATGAATCAAACAATGACCCGGCACATCATTACATTAGAAGATCCGATTGAATACTTACATGCTCACAAAAAATCGATTATTGAACAAAGAGAAATTGGTTTTGATACCCTCTCTTTCAAGAGTGGTTTGCGAGCGAGTCTAAGGCAAGACCCTGACGTTATTTTAGTGGGGGAATTGCGAGACCTAGAGACAATTTCTACGGCAATAACCGCATCTGAAACAGGTCATTTGGTGCTGGGAACCTTACATACTTCAAACGCAATCGGGAGCATTGAAAGAATGATTGATGTTTTCCCGGCTGAACAGAGAAGTCAGATTAGGATGATGCTGGCGAATGTTTTAATTGGGGTCTTATCGCAACGATTGATTCCAACTATCAAAGAAGCAGGACGGACAGCCGCGACGGAAATGCTGATTAATAATAGCGCGGTTAAGAATCTAATCCGCAGTGAAAAAATGCATCAGATTCAAAATGTTCTGCAAACTTCAGCCAGCCAAAGTATGCATACCATGGAAATGAGTATTAGCCGACTGGTAAAAGAAGAGAAAATTAGCCGATTTAATATAGATATTTAG
- a CDS encoding GspE/PulE family protein: MAAFEKKKLGDLLKEAGLVTESQIMEVLQQKKKEQKLGDALVEQGYITEKQLLDVLEIQLKLESVSLYQYPIDVSLTDLVTKDFARSKLLIPIRKEQTRLVVAMNDPLDFYAIEELEFSTGYIVRPVIATRDDLLQTINRLYDSEEVSIEYVEGEDAPAVKVFNQLLETGVSLRASDIHLDQAEHHVMVRYRIDGLLKSERPLPKLLMNSLVARIKIMAGLNVTETRLPQDGRINTNVLGKKVNLRISTLPTVYGEKIVIRILDMSNVFKKVDDIGLEENILADYKSLIKQPSGLILLTGPTGSGKTSTLYGSINELNHSDSNIITIEDPVEYQLEGINQVQVNSQIGLTFAAGLRSILRQDPNIIMVGEIRDKETAENSVRAALTGHLVFSTLHTNSAIEAVPRLLDMGIESYLIVSALSGVVAQRLVKTICKDCEYTRPATLVEKEIFERRNQTIEELTVGKGCDACRHTGYRGRMAIHELIVMTEEMKQLMMNRASIQELKKYIRDKGTRFLIDDGLIKVKAGKTTLEEVLRVASTDE, from the coding sequence ATGGCAGCTTTCGAAAAGAAAAAATTAGGGGATTTGTTGAAAGAAGCGGGACTCGTAACGGAAAGCCAAATCATGGAAGTCCTTCAACAAAAAAAGAAAGAACAAAAGTTAGGAGATGCTTTGGTTGAACAAGGCTATATAACAGAGAAGCAGCTCCTGGATGTACTGGAGATTCAGCTGAAATTAGAAAGCGTCTCGCTCTATCAATACCCAATAGATGTTTCATTAACGGATTTGGTAACGAAAGATTTTGCAAGATCGAAGTTATTGATTCCGATTAGAAAAGAACAAACACGTTTAGTAGTAGCGATGAATGACCCGCTGGATTTTTATGCAATTGAAGAATTAGAGTTTTCTACTGGTTACATTGTCCGCCCGGTAATTGCAACAAGAGATGACTTATTGCAGACCATCAACCGCTTGTACGACTCTGAAGAAGTTTCAATTGAATATGTTGAAGGTGAAGATGCTCCGGCCGTAAAAGTCTTTAATCAGTTGTTGGAGACAGGTGTGTCCTTGAGAGCTTCTGATATTCACTTAGACCAAGCTGAACATCACGTTATGGTGCGCTACCGTATCGATGGCTTGCTGAAAAGTGAACGTCCTTTACCAAAATTATTGATGAATTCTTTAGTGGCGCGTATCAAGATTATGGCTGGTTTGAATGTTACAGAGACAAGATTACCACAGGATGGGCGGATTAATACCAATGTTTTAGGAAAAAAAGTAAACCTGCGTATTTCAACATTACCAACCGTATATGGTGAAAAAATCGTTATTCGTATTTTAGATATGTCAAATGTTTTTAAAAAAGTGGATGATATCGGGCTGGAAGAGAATATTCTAGCCGATTACAAGTCATTGATTAAACAACCATCGGGATTGATTTTACTGACTGGTCCAACTGGTTCAGGAAAAACATCTACTTTGTATGGATCAATCAACGAATTGAACCATTCTGACAGCAATATCATCACTATTGAGGATCCGGTTGAATATCAGTTAGAAGGAATCAACCAGGTTCAAGTTAATAGTCAAATTGGGCTAACTTTTGCAGCTGGATTAAGATCGATCTTACGTCAGGACCCTAACATTATTATGGTGGGGGAAATCCGAGATAAGGAAACGGCAGAAAATAGTGTTCGTGCCGCTTTGACCGGCCACCTGGTTTTTAGTACTTTGCATACCAACAGCGCAATCGAAGCAGTTCCGCGTTTGCTGGATATGGGTATAGAGTCTTACCTCATTGTTTCTGCTTTAAGTGGTGTCGTGGCGCAACGTCTAGTAAAAACGATTTGTAAGGACTGTGAGTATACACGACCGGCAACGCTTGTGGAGAAAGAAATATTTGAAAGACGAAATCAAACAATCGAAGAGCTGACAGTTGGAAAAGGCTGTGACGCTTGCCGGCATACGGGATACCGTGGTCGGATGGCCATTCATGAGTTAATTGTTATGACAGAAGAAATGAAACAGCTGATGATGAACCGCGCTTCTATTCAAGAACTTAAGAAGTATATTCGAGATAAAGGAACACGATTTTTAATTGATGATGGTTTGATCAAAGTAAAGGCTGGAAAGACGACTCTTGAAGAAGTTCTGCGGGTTGCATCAACTGATGAGTAG